From Verrucomicrobiota bacterium, the proteins below share one genomic window:
- a CDS encoding dihydroorotase, translating to MSNLIIRQGRIIDPSSRRDEIADLFVAAGKLSADPPPDPVELIDASGLVVAPGLIDIHVHLREPGQSHKETIETGTEAAAAGGFTSIVCMPNTSPPLDNPSGVAWVLDRAKRVGTVNVYATGAITKGLAGEEMAPIGSMVQAGVVAITDDGRCVQNHELMRRAVEYARMFDLAVFDHCQDYSLVGNGVMHEGRWSTILGLPGWPRAGEELIVMRNLLLAELCETRIHCQHVSSGGSVRLLREAHRRGVPISGELCPHHIALTDDSIRHFDTNYKMNPPLRTQKDIDSLLEAVADGTILVLASDHAPHAAFEKEVEFDQAPFGILGLESELGLFLTLLIHRHRVIDLPKLIEMYTAHPAKLLRLAKGTLQPGADADVTLIDPDLEWTYRVKESRSKSRNSPFEGWQLKGRAVRTIVGGKTVWRHEK from the coding sequence ATGAGTAACCTGATTATTCGCCAGGGCCGGATCATCGACCCGAGTTCCCGCCGCGATGAGATCGCGGACTTGTTTGTGGCCGCCGGCAAGCTCAGTGCCGATCCGCCTCCGGACCCGGTCGAACTTATCGACGCGTCAGGTTTGGTGGTGGCGCCGGGCCTGATCGACATCCATGTTCATCTGCGAGAGCCGGGCCAATCGCATAAGGAGACGATCGAGACCGGCACGGAGGCGGCTGCCGCGGGCGGTTTCACCTCCATCGTTTGCATGCCGAATACCAGTCCGCCGCTTGATAATCCGAGCGGTGTCGCCTGGGTGCTTGACCGGGCGAAACGGGTCGGAACGGTCAACGTTTACGCTACCGGCGCGATCACCAAAGGATTGGCCGGTGAAGAAATGGCCCCGATCGGGTCCATGGTGCAGGCCGGGGTGGTGGCCATCACCGATGATGGCCGCTGCGTGCAAAATCATGAACTCATGCGGCGTGCCGTCGAGTACGCCAGGATGTTTGATCTGGCCGTCTTCGATCATTGCCAGGACTATTCGCTCGTGGGCAACGGGGTGATGCACGAAGGACGATGGAGTACGATCCTGGGGCTGCCCGGCTGGCCGCGCGCCGGTGAGGAACTCATCGTGATGCGCAACCTTCTGCTGGCTGAGCTCTGCGAGACGCGCATCCACTGCCAACACGTCAGCTCCGGGGGAAGCGTGCGGCTGCTGCGGGAGGCACACCGGCGGGGCGTGCCAATCTCAGGCGAACTTTGCCCGCATCACATTGCCCTGACCGACGATTCGATTCGTCATTTCGATACCAATTACAAGATGAACCCGCCGCTGCGTACGCAAAAGGACATCGACAGTCTTTTGGAAGCCGTGGCCGACGGCACCATTTTGGTGTTGGCCAGCGATCACGCCCCGCACGCCGCGTTCGAAAAGGAAGTGGAGTTTGACCAGGCGCCGTTCGGCATTCTGGGCCTTGAGAGCGAACTGGGTTTGTTTCTGACCTTGTTGATCCACCGGCACCGCGTGATTGACCTGCCGAAGCTGATCGAGATGTACACTGCCCACCCTGCGAAGCTTCTTCGCCTCGCCAAGGGCACGCTCCAACCCGGCGCGGACGCGGATGTCACCCTGATCGACCCGGACCTGGAATGGACGTACCGCGTAAAGGAGAGCCGCTCGAAATCCCGAAACTCACCGTTTGAGGGCTGGCAGCTCAAAGGGCGCGCCGTGCGCACGATCGTCGGCGGAAAAACCGTCTGGCGACACGAAAAGTGA
- a CDS encoding SpoIIE family protein phosphatase, which produces MEDRSGTTLTDKDLERSVTLYKGLLEVSRLISSITDMDELLAAILDVARRVMAAEASSLFLVDEKTGDLELTIARGKRPAAAASLPIKVPRGKGIAGWVRQRRQSLLVEHAYDDPRFYPEMDRSTGFITRSLIAVPLFQDAQDIGVLEVLNPLGKPAFDDLDLEGFQAYGDLVATSIQKLRLIKREGERRQWEKDLVLATEIQHSFLPDVLPSTELLSLAAHYRPAKDIAGDFYDVFERDPGEFYFVVGDVSGKGVSAALMMAQALSMLRLIVHSGMSPGAALARWNGRICRRTVRGMFITAILGRIRPEQGLLDFAAAGHVGPLLRQANLEIRAPAIAAAPPLGIVSDLEFPVNQIKLLPGDQAIFYTDGLVESFNAAREPFSLDRVRALLARPYGRGGAEILDALMTEEAIHRGKVPPHDDLTILAIGLK; this is translated from the coding sequence ATGGAGGATCGCAGCGGCACAACGCTCACCGACAAGGACCTGGAACGCTCAGTCACGCTCTACAAGGGGTTACTCGAGGTCAGCCGGCTGATCAGTTCAATCACCGATATGGACGAACTGCTGGCCGCGATCCTGGACGTTGCCCGGCGCGTGATGGCGGCTGAAGCCAGTTCGTTGTTCCTGGTCGACGAAAAGACGGGCGATCTCGAGCTGACGATCGCCCGCGGCAAACGCCCTGCTGCCGCCGCGTCGCTGCCGATTAAGGTTCCGCGCGGCAAAGGCATTGCCGGCTGGGTCCGGCAACGGCGTCAGAGCTTGCTGGTGGAACACGCTTATGATGATCCGCGGTTCTATCCGGAAATGGACCGGTCGACCGGGTTTATCACCCGCTCGCTGATTGCGGTGCCGCTCTTCCAGGATGCGCAGGACATCGGCGTGCTGGAAGTGCTTAATCCCTTGGGGAAACCGGCCTTCGACGACCTCGATCTCGAGGGTTTCCAAGCCTATGGCGATCTGGTGGCGACCTCGATCCAAAAGTTGCGTCTGATCAAGCGCGAAGGTGAACGGCGGCAATGGGAAAAAGACCTGGTACTTGCCACGGAGATTCAGCACTCGTTTCTGCCCGATGTGCTTCCGTCCACTGAACTGCTGTCGCTCGCAGCCCATTACCGGCCCGCTAAAGACATCGCCGGCGATTTCTATGACGTCTTTGAACGTGACCCAGGCGAATTTTACTTTGTGGTCGGCGACGTTTCGGGTAAAGGCGTTTCGGCTGCGCTGATGATGGCCCAGGCGCTCAGCATGCTCCGCCTGATCGTGCATTCGGGCATGTCACCGGGCGCTGCGCTTGCTCGCTGGAACGGCCGGATCTGCCGCCGGACGGTTCGCGGCATGTTTATTACCGCCATCCTGGGCCGAATCCGTCCCGAGCAAGGCCTGCTTGATTTCGCCGCGGCCGGGCACGTCGGTCCTTTGCTGCGGCAGGCGAACCTGGAAATTCGGGCCCCGGCCATCGCGGCAGCGCCTCCGCTCGGAATCGTTTCGGATCTTGAGTTTCCCGTAAACCAAATCAAGTTGTTGCCTGGAGACCAGGCCATTTTCTATACTGATGGCCTCGTGGAATCTTTTAATGCCGCACGGGAGCCGTTCTCCTTGGATCGGGTCAGGGCCTTGCTGGCGAGACCCTACGGCCGAGGAGGTGCGGAGATCCTCGATGCGCTAATGACGGAAGAAGCGATTCACCGCGGTAAAGTGCCACCGCACGATGACCTCACGATTTTAGCCATTGGTTTGAAATGA
- a CDS encoding ATP-binding protein — translation MKKKIEFASHPANLWLVRHCVRQFLQDHSFTSREIDLMVLGVDEACTNIIRHAYHLAEDQLICLSLESYQQGVRFRLRDYGEGFDGTRYTSRSLDSPRPGGLGMHLIRHAFDHVHYLMKRKGTLLVLTKFQGKTSAVAASTALAG, via the coding sequence ATGAAGAAGAAGATCGAGTTTGCGAGCCACCCGGCCAATCTCTGGCTAGTCCGGCATTGCGTACGACAGTTTCTTCAGGATCATTCATTTACGAGCAGGGAAATCGATCTGATGGTTTTGGGCGTGGATGAGGCATGCACGAACATCATTCGCCACGCTTACCATCTGGCGGAAGATCAGCTGATTTGTCTCTCCCTGGAATCCTACCAGCAAGGAGTCCGGTTCCGCCTGCGTGATTACGGCGAAGGCTTTGACGGTACGCGGTACACCAGCCGGTCTCTGGACAGCCCGCGTCCCGGCGGCCTCGGCATGCACCTGATCCGGCATGCGTTCGACCACGTTCACTATCTGATGAAGCGAAAGGGCACCCTGCTGGTCCTGACCAAATTCCAAGGCAAGACCTCCGCCGTCGCCGCATCGACCGCGCTGGCGGGTTAA
- a CDS encoding sigma-54-dependent Fis family transcriptional regulator, with translation MRETKPRVLIADDQSDILNALAFICSEEGYETITADSPQAVLALVRSGEFDLLLMDMNFDVRETTGEGGLELLRQVLQLDSLLSVVVMTAYGSIPLAVKALHLGAKDFLQKPWENERLLSILRTQLQLRRALRRHARLEAENQILRQAQTIRPASFIAHSPAMERIERVIRQVAPSDANLLITGENGTGKGVVARAIHQLSPRAQGAFISVNMGGLPDSLFESEMFGHVKGAFTDARSERVGRFELADNGTIFLDEIANLTAPQQAKILRVLETGEFEKVGSSKTLRVNARVVSATNADLRAEIGAGRFREDLFFRLNTIEIHLPPLRDRIEDIPALANYFLDELAHRYRKEITGLSPAALERLKRHSWPGNVRELRHALERAVLLTGDGEIKAEDFGLQGPGPRAASLDDMDLESVEAHLIRKALDRCEGNALQAAEILGLSRSAFYRRLQKHGINPKPK, from the coding sequence ATGCGTGAGACCAAGCCCAGGGTCCTGATTGCTGATGACCAAAGCGATATCCTGAACGCTCTGGCGTTCATCTGCTCTGAGGAAGGGTATGAAACGATAACCGCCGATTCGCCGCAGGCGGTATTGGCCCTGGTGCGCTCAGGTGAGTTCGACCTGTTGTTGATGGACATGAACTTCGACGTCCGCGAAACGACCGGTGAGGGCGGGCTCGAACTCCTCCGGCAGGTTTTACAGCTCGACTCGCTCCTCAGCGTCGTGGTGATGACCGCCTACGGTTCGATCCCGCTCGCCGTTAAGGCGCTTCACCTCGGGGCCAAGGACTTTCTGCAGAAGCCGTGGGAAAACGAGCGCTTGCTGTCCATTCTGCGGACCCAGCTGCAGCTGCGCCGGGCCTTGCGCCGGCACGCCCGTCTGGAGGCGGAAAACCAGATTTTACGCCAGGCACAAACCATCCGGCCCGCGAGTTTCATTGCGCATTCGCCGGCCATGGAACGCATTGAGCGCGTCATCCGGCAGGTCGCACCCTCCGACGCCAACCTCCTCATCACCGGGGAGAACGGCACCGGCAAAGGGGTCGTGGCGCGCGCCATCCACCAGCTTTCGCCGCGGGCGCAAGGGGCATTTATCAGCGTCAACATGGGTGGACTGCCCGATTCCCTTTTCGAGAGCGAAATGTTCGGCCACGTAAAAGGCGCGTTTACCGATGCCCGCAGCGAACGGGTCGGCCGGTTCGAACTGGCGGACAACGGGACGATTTTCCTTGATGAAATCGCCAACCTGACCGCGCCGCAGCAGGCCAAAATCCTCCGCGTCCTGGAGACCGGCGAATTTGAGAAGGTCGGATCATCCAAAACCCTGCGGGTGAATGCCCGGGTCGTGAGTGCAACCAATGCCGACCTGCGGGCTGAGATTGGCGCCGGCCGGTTCCGCGAGGATTTATTTTTCCGGCTTAACACGATCGAGATTCACCTGCCGCCGTTACGTGACCGGATTGAAGACATCCCGGCCCTGGCCAATTACTTTCTTGACGAACTCGCGCACCGTTACCGTAAAGAGATCACGGGTTTAAGCCCGGCCGCCCTCGAACGGCTCAAGCGGCATTCCTGGCCGGGCAACGTCCGCGAATTACGGCACGCGCTTGAGCGTGCGGTGCTCCTCACGGGTGATGGGGAGATCAAAGCCGAAGACTTCGGGCTCCAGGGGCCGGGCCCCCGAGCCGCGTCCCTGGACGACATGGATCTGGAGTCGGTCGAAGCGCACCTGATTCGTAAAGCCCTTGATCGATGCGAAGGCAACGCCCTGCAGGCAGCCGAAATTCTAGGGCTCAGCCGCAGTGCTTTCTACCGGCGCCTGCAAAAGCACGGGATCAACCCAAAACCAAAGTAA
- the uvrA gene encoding excinuclease ABC subunit UvrA — protein sequence MAAENIRIQGARQHNLKGVNVELPRERLVVVTGLSGSGKSSLAFDTLYAEGQRRYVESLSAYARQFLDKMEKPEVDFIEGLSPAIAIEQRGSVANPRSTIATTTEIFDYLRVLYAAIGQPHDPITGEKVFKQTPQQIVDQIMAFPEDTRVLVIAPVVRNEAGEFRDVLEKIKREGFVRVRIDGEILELARPEPIRLSRNVQHTIEVVVDRLVMREGVRPRLADSVDTALRWGNNRVIAARQRPGETGWEDIPYSTGYCNPKTDFILPELTPKHFSFNSLAGACPACQGLGSETFFDPDLVVPDLKKSLAAGAIAPWRKAPKSLQAFRQTLLKALLREFGGDLETPFEELPKDLRGAVLHGTGNRAISFEFGGKEVNQPFEGVLEQLDRLLAETDSEATRTRLKAFQNRRTCRVCHGARLRPEVLAVTLADEHGSEQTIHTFCSLTIGKAQRFLEEIALSKQHRLIAAEVLREIWNRLTFLVEVGLGYLTLNRESGTLSGGEAQRIRLGTQIGSGLAGVLYVLDEPSIGLHQRDNDRLIATLKRLRDLGNTVVVVEHDEDTIRAADYVVDLGPGAGPRGGQIVAAGSVAEIEANSDSLTGQYLARRLTIPVPRTRVLPKGLLYNQGQPPAPGADGWLTVVGARENNLQDLTVSFPLGCLVCVTGVSGSGKSTLIDDILRRALFRYFYKAKDRPGEHKTIIGLDQIDKAIIIDQSPIGRTPRSNAATYSGAFGPIRDLFSQLPASRVRGYDSGRFSFNLKGGRCENCQGDGVIKIEMHFLADVYVQCEICHGARYNRETLEVTYRGKNVADVLAMSVDEAARFFRNVPSVYDRLAPLVDVGLGYLTLGQSGTELSGGEAQRVKLAAELAKKATGRTLYILDEPTTGLHFADIHQLLGVLMKLRDQGNTLVVIEHNLEVIKCADWIIDLGPEGGTQGGRLVGQGTPEQLAEIGESYTGQYLRRMLVEAAGRVR from the coding sequence ATGGCAGCTGAGAACATTCGTATCCAGGGTGCCCGCCAGCACAACCTGAAAGGGGTCAACGTCGAACTCCCCCGGGAACGGCTCGTGGTGGTCACGGGCCTGAGCGGCTCGGGCAAATCTTCGCTCGCCTTTGATACCTTGTACGCCGAAGGGCAACGGCGGTACGTGGAAAGCTTGTCGGCCTACGCCCGCCAGTTTCTCGACAAGATGGAGAAACCGGAGGTGGATTTTATCGAGGGGCTGTCCCCGGCCATCGCCATTGAGCAACGAGGCTCGGTTGCCAACCCGCGCTCGACTATTGCGACCACCACGGAGATCTTCGACTACCTGCGGGTTCTTTACGCCGCCATCGGCCAGCCGCACGACCCCATTACAGGCGAGAAGGTCTTCAAGCAGACGCCCCAGCAGATCGTCGACCAGATCATGGCTTTCCCGGAAGACACACGGGTCCTGGTCATCGCCCCGGTGGTACGAAACGAAGCGGGCGAGTTTCGCGACGTGTTGGAAAAGATCAAACGGGAGGGTTTCGTACGCGTCCGGATCGACGGGGAGATCCTGGAACTGGCCCGGCCGGAGCCGATCCGGCTCAGCCGCAACGTGCAGCATACGATCGAGGTGGTCGTGGACCGGCTGGTAATGCGGGAAGGGGTCCGCCCGCGTTTGGCTGATTCGGTCGATACCGCTCTACGCTGGGGCAACAATCGCGTGATCGCAGCCCGCCAGCGGCCCGGCGAAACCGGCTGGGAAGATATCCCCTACTCGACGGGTTATTGTAACCCGAAGACCGACTTCATCCTGCCGGAGCTCACCCCCAAGCATTTCTCGTTCAACAGCCTGGCCGGCGCGTGCCCGGCGTGCCAGGGGTTGGGCAGCGAAACCTTTTTCGATCCGGACCTCGTGGTTCCAGACCTGAAAAAGTCCCTGGCCGCAGGCGCGATCGCACCCTGGCGCAAGGCGCCCAAGAGCCTCCAGGCCTTTCGCCAAACCCTTCTTAAAGCCCTCCTCCGGGAGTTCGGGGGCGACCTGGAAACACCCTTCGAGGAACTGCCCAAGGACCTGCGCGGGGCTGTCCTTCACGGGACCGGCAACCGCGCAATTTCTTTCGAGTTCGGGGGTAAGGAGGTGAATCAACCTTTTGAGGGTGTGCTCGAGCAACTCGACCGACTGTTGGCCGAGACGGACAGCGAGGCGACCAGAACCCGTCTCAAGGCGTTTCAAAACCGGCGTACCTGCCGCGTCTGCCACGGGGCGCGGCTGCGGCCTGAGGTCCTCGCCGTGACGCTGGCGGACGAGCATGGCTCCGAACAAACTATCCATACGTTCTGCTCCCTGACGATCGGCAAAGCCCAGCGTTTTCTCGAGGAGATCGCCCTTTCCAAGCAACATCGGCTGATCGCCGCGGAGGTACTCCGCGAGATCTGGAACCGGTTGACGTTCCTGGTCGAAGTGGGACTCGGCTACCTGACCCTTAACCGCGAGAGCGGCACCCTCTCCGGGGGCGAGGCGCAACGAATCCGGCTCGGCACCCAGATCGGCTCCGGGCTCGCCGGCGTCCTTTACGTGCTGGACGAACCCAGTATCGGGCTGCACCAGCGCGATAACGACCGCTTGATCGCGACGTTGAAACGGCTGCGCGACCTCGGGAATACCGTCGTGGTGGTCGAACACGACGAGGATACCATCCGGGCCGCCGATTACGTGGTCGACCTCGGCCCGGGTGCCGGTCCCCGGGGCGGCCAGATCGTTGCGGCCGGATCGGTGGCCGAAATCGAAGCCAATTCCGATTCACTCACCGGCCAATACCTTGCGCGCCGGCTCACCATTCCCGTACCGCGGACGCGCGTGCTCCCGAAAGGGCTGCTCTATAATCAAGGCCAGCCGCCTGCACCCGGTGCGGACGGATGGCTTACCGTCGTCGGGGCCAGGGAAAACAATCTCCAGGACCTCACCGTTTCCTTTCCGCTCGGTTGCCTCGTGTGCGTTACCGGGGTGTCGGGCAGCGGTAAGTCAACCCTCATCGACGACATTCTCCGGCGCGCGTTGTTCCGGTATTTTTACAAAGCGAAAGACCGCCCCGGCGAACACAAGACAATCATCGGCCTCGACCAGATTGATAAAGCGATCATTATCGACCAGAGCCCCATCGGGCGTACCCCCCGCTCGAATGCCGCAACCTATTCGGGGGCGTTCGGTCCCATCCGCGACTTGTTCAGCCAGCTTCCCGCCTCGCGCGTGCGCGGGTACGACAGCGGCCGTTTCAGCTTTAACCTGAAGGGGGGCCGTTGCGAGAACTGCCAGGGTGACGGCGTGATCAAAATCGAGATGCATTTCCTGGCCGATGTTTACGTCCAATGTGAAATCTGCCACGGCGCGCGTTACAACCGGGAAACCCTGGAAGTCACTTACCGTGGCAAAAACGTTGCCGACGTGCTGGCCATGTCGGTGGACGAAGCGGCCCGGTTCTTTCGAAATGTCCCGTCCGTGTATGACCGGTTAGCGCCGCTGGTTGATGTGGGTCTGGGTTATCTGACGCTGGGCCAGTCTGGCACGGAGCTGTCGGGTGGCGAGGCGCAAAGGGTCAAACTGGCGGCAGAACTGGCCAAGAAAGCGACCGGTCGCACCCTGTACATTCTGGACGAGCCTACGACCGGGTTGCACTTTGCCGACATTCACCAGCTGCTCGGGGTACTGATGAAGCTGCGGGACCAGGGCAACACGCTGGTGGTCATCGAGCATAACCTCGAAGTGATCAAGTGCGCAGACTGGATTATTGATCTGGGACCGGAAGGCGGTACCCAAGGCGGACGGCTGGTCGGGCAAGGGACCCCGGAGCAGCTGGCAGAGATCGGCGAGAGCTACACCGGTCAATACCTCCGCAGGATGCTGGTTGAGGCGGCAGGCCGGGTCAGATGA
- a CDS encoding tetratricopeptide repeat protein, with amino-acid sequence MLAATSLAGSAGAGQTGDLLAEAERAAREGVIEVSIIKLEQYLQGSPDPASSRRARMLLAEDFLNVRKGTEALRVLAGPDLPVPEADFLRARAALRLQRWDTAEKTYTRLLQTAPEPALQERARLGLAAARYGAKDLDGALKVLDSLLQAPAPLNERAVLLAAQICLEQARFSDAQAWLDRLGNPGPREAILRRCLQGELFLKQGHTSQARQAFEDVVNATTGKTGRALVIAQTGLSQIDLAAQDFEDAETRIEKVIADQPRTPLLPQLFRTLFNIYTLESSASGSDLAGWSAEDPAVAGPERPAYALFYLGKLAQNQGAAERAHDLFKQTAQRFADQAAASLAMMELAQDDLSAGRTDEAIRRLAGTEPQKLGNEERTAWCALLAEAYAHKGSFDQAHAAYGRALETAGGPTRARVLYNMALCALRLRKDQLFADDRKALLEADPESAWSGELEFQKGRLEAAAGDRRAATQTLRQFLAHYPNHARVSEAHLLLAECTYQAKPVNFTRVADELSKDVPADPKLTEQKERLAFFAAADDPDASLTDAPRLAEAFFAHYPTSPARAEIHLKLGEVYFQANDYANARTQFELVPDEQPESPLVEAALFLAGEAARRSLNPSSVDEAIALFEEVYKLGGTLRFQARLEQAYAKRQVHQESEAITLLDDLLALKPPADIRLQALEAKGQAQFALGAQDPASYPQAKETFAALANPENPVDWRQRGLYQAGKCFEKLGRPDDALAAYYDTLDLVGTTGDQVWFFRAGFDAAQILEQRHAWSSAGAVYEKLANTRSGRAAEARERLTKLRLEHFLWPD; translated from the coding sequence ATGCTGGCAGCCACCAGCCTCGCCGGATCGGCCGGGGCCGGGCAAACCGGCGATCTCCTGGCCGAGGCGGAGCGGGCCGCCCGGGAAGGTGTGATCGAGGTGAGCATCATCAAACTTGAGCAGTACCTGCAGGGTTCGCCGGATCCGGCGTCGAGCCGTCGAGCCAGGATGCTGCTCGCGGAAGATTTTCTTAATGTGCGCAAAGGGACCGAAGCCCTGCGGGTTCTTGCCGGCCCGGATCTGCCTGTGCCCGAGGCGGATTTCCTGCGCGCGCGCGCGGCTTTGCGCCTGCAGCGCTGGGATACGGCGGAGAAAACCTATACACGACTCCTGCAGACGGCGCCCGAGCCCGCTCTACAGGAACGTGCGCGGCTGGGATTGGCCGCAGCCAGGTACGGCGCGAAAGATCTCGACGGCGCGTTGAAGGTGCTGGATTCGCTGCTGCAGGCGCCGGCTCCTTTAAACGAGCGCGCCGTTTTGCTCGCGGCGCAGATCTGCCTGGAGCAGGCACGCTTTTCGGATGCGCAAGCGTGGCTGGACCGCCTCGGAAATCCGGGACCGCGCGAGGCCATTCTGCGCCGGTGCCTGCAAGGTGAACTGTTCCTGAAGCAGGGACATACGTCCCAGGCCCGGCAGGCGTTTGAGGACGTCGTGAATGCGACCACCGGGAAAACGGGGCGCGCCCTGGTCATCGCTCAGACGGGCTTAAGCCAAATCGACCTGGCCGCGCAGGATTTCGAAGATGCGGAAACGCGAATCGAAAAGGTTATCGCCGACCAGCCCCGCACCCCGCTGCTGCCGCAGCTTTTCCGGACGTTATTCAATATCTACACGCTCGAAAGCAGCGCTTCGGGCAGCGATCTTGCCGGGTGGTCCGCAGAGGATCCCGCGGTCGCCGGCCCCGAACGGCCTGCTTACGCCCTCTTTTACCTGGGTAAGCTGGCCCAGAACCAGGGAGCGGCCGAGCGTGCGCATGACCTGTTCAAGCAGACGGCACAGCGTTTTGCGGACCAGGCTGCCGCCTCCTTGGCGATGATGGAACTGGCACAGGATGATTTATCGGCCGGACGGACGGATGAAGCCATTCGCCGGCTTGCCGGAACCGAACCCCAAAAGCTCGGGAACGAAGAGAGAACCGCCTGGTGCGCTCTGCTGGCGGAAGCTTACGCGCATAAGGGATCATTCGACCAGGCCCATGCGGCTTACGGCCGCGCCCTGGAAACCGCCGGCGGGCCAACCCGCGCGCGCGTCCTGTACAACATGGCCCTTTGTGCGCTCCGGCTCCGCAAAGACCAGCTGTTTGCCGACGACCGGAAAGCGCTCCTGGAAGCTGATCCCGAATCGGCGTGGTCGGGGGAACTGGAATTTCAGAAAGGCCGCTTGGAGGCGGCGGCCGGCGACCGGCGCGCCGCCACGCAAACGCTCCGCCAGTTTCTGGCGCATTACCCCAACCACGCGCGCGTTTCAGAAGCGCACCTGCTTCTGGCCGAGTGCACCTATCAGGCGAAACCCGTGAATTTCACCCGTGTCGCGGATGAGCTGTCAAAAGATGTTCCGGCCGACCCCAAGCTGACAGAACAAAAAGAACGCCTCGCCTTCTTTGCCGCGGCTGACGACCCTGACGCATCGTTAACCGACGCACCCCGCCTTGCCGAAGCGTTCTTTGCGCATTACCCCACGTCGCCGGCGCGCGCGGAGATTCACCTTAAACTCGGCGAAGTGTACTTTCAGGCGAATGATTACGCCAACGCGCGAACCCAGTTCGAGCTGGTCCCCGACGAACAACCGGAATCGCCTTTGGTGGAAGCCGCACTTTTTCTGGCGGGTGAAGCCGCGCGCCGCAGCCTGAACCCGTCGTCTGTGGACGAGGCAATCGCGCTCTTTGAGGAAGTGTATAAACTCGGGGGCACGCTTCGTTTCCAGGCTCGGCTTGAGCAGGCGTACGCCAAGCGCCAGGTTCATCAGGAAAGTGAGGCGATCACGCTCCTGGACGACCTGCTGGCATTGAAACCGCCCGCCGACATACGTCTTCAGGCGCTCGAGGCGAAGGGTCAGGCCCAGTTCGCCCTCGGGGCGCAGGACCCGGCATCTTACCCGCAGGCCAAAGAGACGTTCGCAGCCTTGGCTAATCCTGAAAACCCGGTGGACTGGCGCCAGCGCGGTTTATACCAAGCCGGTAAGTGCTTCGAAAAACTTGGCCGGCCGGATGATGCTTTGGCTGCCTACTACGACACGCTGGACCTTGTTGGTACAACCGGCGATCAGGTCTGGTTTTTCCGCGCCGGATTCGACGCTGCGCAAATCCTGGAGCAACGCCATGCCTGGAGCTCAGCGGGAGCCGTGTACGAGAAACTGGCGAATACCCGCAGCGGGCGAGCCGCAGAAGCCAGGGAACGCCTTACAAAGTTGAGGCTGGAACATTTCCTCTGGCCGGACTGA
- a CDS encoding GNAT family N-acetyltransferase: MKHATPIPATHRRVRSVLIRQATVRDLPEIIRLRWEDCGGQSPAQDYDEFANTFSAFLADKFKDRDWGIIVGDVGEHLVGTVCIQKILRLPAPKGEPNSQALLSGLHVDRTFWSRGLQRDLLENAALWARQAGVSLLLVSASEASASVFRQFGFATADGYLQLALGRTLGEPRRKAAVAFVAAETNRPLD, encoded by the coding sequence ATGAAGCATGCGACTCCGATTCCCGCCACCCATCGTCGTGTCCGGTCGGTGCTGATTCGTCAGGCTACCGTTCGTGACCTGCCCGAGATAATCCGGTTACGGTGGGAGGATTGCGGCGGCCAATCGCCGGCCCAGGATTACGATGAGTTCGCCAACACATTTTCGGCGTTCCTGGCCGACAAGTTCAAAGATCGCGACTGGGGGATCATCGTCGGTGACGTCGGCGAACACCTTGTCGGCACGGTCTGCATTCAAAAAATACTGCGATTGCCCGCGCCGAAGGGCGAACCGAACAGCCAGGCTTTACTGAGCGGTTTGCACGTTGACCGAACCTTCTGGAGCCGGGGCCTGCAGCGCGATCTGCTGGAAAATGCGGCTTTGTGGGCGCGGCAAGCGGGCGTTTCGTTGCTGCTGGTCAGCGCGTCGGAAGCATCCGCGTCCGTTTTCCGCCAGTTCGGTTTTGCGACGGCGGACGGTTATCTGCAACTGGCGTTGGGGCGCACCTTGGGTGAACCTCGCAGAAAGGCAGCGGTGGCGTTTGTTGCGGCCGAAACGAATCGTCCCCTGGACTGA